The sequence TCCGGACGTCGGAGGCCCGCCGCAGGGCTCCTTCGGCGCGTTCACCGACGAGGATTTCCTCAAGCCGCAGCGGCGCGGGAAGTGGCTCAAGCGGTCGCTGTTCATCGCGCTGGCGCTGGCCGTGGTCGGCGGCGGGCTCTACGGCGGCTACCGCTGGACGCAGACCCAGTACTTCGTCGGCGCCAACGGCAATCACGTCGCGCTCTACCGCGGTATCAGCCAGGACCTGGCGTGGATCTCGCTGAACACCGTGGACGAGGACCACCCCGAGATCGAACTCAAGTACCTACCGCTGTACCAGCGCAACCAGGTCAAGGAGACGATCGCGGTCGACAACCGCACCCAGGCGAGCGAGAAGGTCACCGAGCTCGGCAAGCAGGCCAATGCCTGTCTGGCCAAGGAGCAGCGGGAGGCGGCCGCCGAGGAAGCGGCGCGCAACAAGGGCCGGAAGCCGGGCGGCAAGACCGGCGGCACCACCAAGCCGGGGTCCACCGCGAAGCCCGGGTCCACCGCCAAGCCCGGCTCGGGCGACAAGGCCGCGAAGACGGGCAGCGCCGTCCCGGGCGCGCTCTCCGCGTCCGCGACTCCCACACCCACCACCAGCCAAGCCCCCTCCGAGGAGCAGCAGGAACTGGAAAAGAAATGCAGCACCCAGCAGTGAGGGCGTAGGGGGCCGGACATCTCATGAGCAGTACCAACACGACCACCGTCGGCACCATCGGAGCCCCGAGCCGCCGCAACACCGAGCTGGCGATGCTCCTGTTCGCGGTGCTGATCCCGGTGTTCGCCTACGTCAACGTCGGTCTGGCGAAGGACGGTTCGGTGCCGGCCGGCGTGCTCGGGTATGCGCTGGGGCTGGGGCTGCTGGCCGGTGTCGCGCATCTGGTCGTCCGTAAGTGGGCGCCGTACGCCGACCCGCTGATGCTGCCCATCGCCACCCTGCTCAACGGCATGGGTCTGGTCTTCATCTGGCGGCTCGACCAGGAGCCGGCGATCACCACCAAGCAGCTCGGCGGTGCGATGGCACCGGGCCAGCTGATGTGGTCCACGCTCGGTGTGGGGCTCTTCCTGGCCGTCCTGGTGTTCCTCAAGGACCACCGCGTGCTGCAGCGCTACACCTATATCTCCATGGTCGTGGCGCTGGCGCTGCTGATCGCGCCGGTGTTCTTCCCCGCGCGCTTCGGTGCCCGGATCTGGATCACCATCCCGGGTGTCGGCGGTCTCCAGCCCGGTGAGTTCGCCAAGATCATCATCGCGATCTTCTTCGCGGGCTACCTGATGGTGAAGCGGGACGCGCTGGCGCTGGCCAGCCGCCGTTTCATGGGCATGTACCTGCCGCGCGGGCGTGACCTCGGCCCGATCCTGGTGATCTGGGCGCTGAGCCTGATGATCCTGGTCTTCGAGACCGACCTGGGTACCTCGCTGCTGT is a genomic window of Streptomyces gilvosporeus containing:
- a CDS encoding FtsW/RodA/SpoVE family cell cycle protein, which translates into the protein MSSTNTTTVGTIGAPSRRNTELAMLLFAVLIPVFAYVNVGLAKDGSVPAGVLGYALGLGLLAGVAHLVVRKWAPYADPLMLPIATLLNGMGLVFIWRLDQEPAITTKQLGGAMAPGQLMWSTLGVGLFLAVLVFLKDHRVLQRYTYISMVVALALLIAPVFFPARFGARIWITIPGVGGLQPGEFAKIIIAIFFAGYLMVKRDALALASRRFMGMYLPRGRDLGPILVIWALSLMILVFETDLGTSLLFFGLFVVMLYVATERTSWIVFGLLLSGGGAVAVATFESHVQVRVHNWLEPLALASNGGVTETAQSMYAFGSGGIMGSGLGQGYSRLIGGIAPKSDYILATVGEETGLAGLMGILLLYGLLIERGIRTALAARDPFGKLLAIGLSGAFALQVFVVAGGVTGLIPLTGMTMPFLAQGGSSVIANWALVAILLRISDTARRPAPAPAPSTDAEMTQVVRP